From Indicator indicator isolate 239-I01 chromosome 12, UM_Iind_1.1, whole genome shotgun sequence:
GCCTCCTGAGCACTGAGATCTCAGCAAAGAATGTGAAGAGCTGGGACCCTCAATGCCACCTGTGACCCTGTATTCATGAATGTGCCCAAACTAAACAGCTTGGAAAGAAATCCATCACTCTTTGAGTAGCTTTTATATCTAACGAACAACCTATATTCCTCTCAACCTGTTCATACAGTCACATTCTAGGGAGGTCCCTTTAATTTGCTTCCTAGAACTGCAGTAGACAACTTTCAAGTGCAGTTTTCCTTATTAGCTGTGGAATATCTACAAACAAGACTTTCGGAGTCACTAAAACCACTTTGGGACCGGTGAGGGGGCACTTGGCTGTTTCTAACGCCAATCACCAACCACCCATCGAGCAGGGCTGGAGCGAAGCTGCTGCCTCAATGCCTGTCTGCAGTACTCGGGCCACATTTCCCCCCTTACCCGCCCAGCTCCTTCTCTCACAGACCTTTGAACCCTCTCAGTAAGCGCTACATAAGCTCCACACCACGCACGGGTACGTCGCTTGGCCTTGCTGCCCCTACAGCGACCCAGGCCGAGCCGAGCATCCCTCCACTGCCACACAGGCGGCCAGGAGGCCACTGACTGACGCTGCCCAAGCTGCAGATGGCGAGGGCACCGGCAGAGCCGCACACACACCAGCTACCCCGCCGTCTTCCACCGGCCTCCGCCACAGCCCGCTCGGCTCCGGTGCCGCCCCCTCCTACCCTTGCTTTCCCCATTggctcctcctccccactgcGAGTCGCTGATTCGCTCTTCGGCCTGTCACTCAAGCTGCACCGCATCGGCCTCGTCTCTTGGAGTACTTCCTGCGGGAGTCGCTCTAGGCTGTTCGCCGCCGCAGCTCTCAGTCTTGCCGAGCCGCTCTAGGCAGCAAGCGCCGGCTCTATGGCCCAGCGGGGCCTGCTGCAGGGTCGGTGCCCCTCGACCGGGAGCGGCAGCTGGGTGGCGGCGGGTAGAGTCCCCGGGGTGGCCCGAGGAGGTTCCTTCCGCCCAAGCTCCATCCGCGCAGGCCTTCGCTAGGAAGCGGGAGGCAGGGGCCCGCCGCAGCTGCACCCCTGCAGGGGCCCAGCGGCCTGGGCCCGGCGGCGGCGCAGGTCAGTTGGGGCGCGGGGCGGGACGAGGCGGGGGTGCTGTTAGCGGAGCCGCTGTTAGCGGAGCCGCTGCCGCAGCCTGACCGGGCTGGGACCGCCGGCCGGCAGACCCAGGGAGGCTGGTCGGGGCGCGTCGGAGAGCCTGTGGGGCTGGTGGGGCAGCCTCGGGCGCTGCTCTCTAGGCCCTCTTGATGGAACCAAGTGGTTATCCTCATGCACTCTCCAGGCTCCTCTGTTTCCTCGGTCCCGCTGACAGTCGGTCTCCTGTTGCGTGCTTCGGTGTGCCAAGGCTGCCAGGCTTACAACTAGGCCCGAAGTGTTAGGCAAGAGAGGAAGGAGCCTGGGAACACGCTCTTTAGAGAGAGAAactgtaaaatcatagaatcattttggttgggtCATCGagaccatggccctcagcaccacatctctgcctcttttaagaCGCCTTCAGCAATAGGGatgcagccacctccctgggcagcctggcagaggggtGTTTCAGTCTGAATCGTTACTCTGATGTCCGATGATGCCAGGGGTATTTTAATCTGAATCATTACTCTGGTGTCAGATGATGCCAGGGGTATTTTAATCTGAATCATTACTCTGGCGTCAGATGATGCCAGGGGTATTTTAATCTGAATTGTTACTCTGATGTCCGATGATGCCAGGGGTATTTCAATCTGAATCGTTACTCTGATGTCTGATGATGCCAGGGGTATTTTAATCTGAATCATTACTCTGGTGTCAGATGATGCCAGGGGTATTTTAATCTGAATCATTACTCTGGTGTCAGATGATGTCAGGGGTATTTTAATCTGAATTGTTACTTTGATGTCAGATGAGTGAACCATTTACAGACTTCCCAAAGCTTTTCTTTGCCTGCTTGAGTAAGAAGGTTTCCTGTGGGTTCTGCCTGCTGAAGGTGGCAGTggttcctttcctctttctgttaATTCAGTTCTGTGCAGCCTGTAAGCAACAAACCTTTTGTGTGCCATGAAGTTACTGTAGGTATAGTCTGGAGGGCCAGGATGTTTTGGCAGAGGAATGAGTTCCGCTTAGGCTGTAGTCCATACCAAAGCACATAAAATTGCTTCAAATCCTCAAGTGTGTTTCTTGTGTCATGTTTCACTTGTCAGTGGAAGTATTCATCAAGGTCAAAGATGGAGTATGGCCAGTCTGTAGTCCAGTCTGAGTCCAGCTGATTTACTGGAAGTTAGTGAGTTCTTGTCTAACTTCTTTGGAGTTGTGAATTCATACATAGGTAAGCAACAGTTCCTGATGAAGTTTTCCTCTTAAGgcttgtagcccagaaagccaaatgtatcctgggctgcatcaaaagaagtgtgtccagcagatcaagggagaaATTGACCTGTCCCTTTAGAGATTAGTTTGCAATGTGACATAAAGAGAGGGATGACTACAAAGAACAAGATGGGGAAGGAGTGGGATAAAGAATAATGATTGAAcatgtagaatggtttgggctggaagggacctttaaaggtgatctagtccaacttcccagcagtcagtagggacatctgcaactagggcaggttgctcagagccccgaacaacctgacctagaatggttccagggatggggcatcttcCCCCTTCCTGGGCAAACTGgaccagtgtttcatcaccctcaaagtaaaaaaaaaaaaatccttgttaTCTTGTCAAAATCTCCCtctttagttcaaaccatcactccttgttctatcacaacaggccctgctcaaaagtctgtccctaaGCTTCTGATcacccctttaagcactgaaaggccacagtaaggtctccctggagccttctcttccccaggctgaacatccccaactccctcagcctggcctcacagcagaggtgctccagccctctgatcattgttgtggcctcctctgacccACTCCAACAGATTCACGttgttcttgtgctgaggactccagagcttccccagcactgcagggtgggggggggctcagcagagcacagcaaaggggcagaatcccctccctgccccttgctgcccacGCTGCTGAGGATCGggccagggcacagctggggctgggctggcagcacttggtgctggctcatgtccagcttttcatctacTGGtatccccaaatccttttcttcagggctgttctccatCCCTTCCCCCCTGAGCCTGGTTGGATActgaggattgccctgacccaggtgcaggaccttgcacttggctttattgaacctcatgaagttcacacagtcccacttctccagcttgttcaGGTCCCCCAggatggcatcctgtccctCAAGCATGTCAGCTGTGCCACTCAGCTTGTTGTCTTCTGCAAATACAACTTGTTACATGCTTCTTATTTATTCTAATAAATGAAAATTAGGGCCATATCCAAGAAGTTGGTAGGATGGCACTGTCAGGGGCTGCGAGGCATAAAAACGTACTTGGAACTTTGGACCCTTCCCATTAGCATCACAGATGTTCAAAGGTAGTATTGTAAATACTGGCTATGCAGTAATTAGTCTATCAGATCTAGCTGTTGGCATCTAACAATCTGTCTGGTGAGAGTGCTGACTGATCACACATTTTTCTGAGCTCAGTGGGAGCTCTTAAAATTCAGAGCATCTTTAACAGTGGCCAATAATAGTCTTGGTTGCTGGCATCCATTGAGAGAATGTATTACACTGACATGAGATTTTCAGTTTCCATCAGGTAGTGACAGCGATGACTGATGTACAGCTTCAAACAGAGCAGCCCTTTCCCACTGTTCTTCATTACTGGTTTATCAGTTCTGGCTGTTCTGAGCTGGGTTTGATTTTGTAACTTGAAGCCCTAATATTTTGACTCTGGCAGGTTGTTTATGGAGGATCAATCAAGGAGCCATCCTTATGTTTGCTGTCTCCAGGCATTCAGCAGTGCCTGATCTCTTGTATCCCATTTTCATGCAATCACAgagtggcttgggttggaagggaccttaaagatcatatagttccaaACCCACAGCCacgggcaggggcacctcctactacaccaggttgctcaaggcctcatccaacctgtttTGGAACATttgcaggcttggagcctccacagctgctctgggcaacctgttccagtgcttcaccaccctcctggggaagaatttctgcctaatgtctaatctcagtccagcttcttctagtttgaagccatcaccccttgtcctgtcactctatgcctttgtcaaaagtccctccccagctcttctgtagccccctttggGTATTGGAAGGCTTCTAGGTGGTCTTGCTggatccttcccttctccaggctgaacaaccccagctctctcaccttgtcttcacaggagaggtgctccaccccTCTGATAATCTTTGTGTCCCTTGTTTGGACCCAcaccaacagttccatgtccttgtgtctGGGCTCCAGAGCTCGACACAGGACTCCGGGtggggtttcaccagagcagaacagagggagagaatcccctcccatgacctgctgcccacactgctggggatgcagcccagggtaaCAACAATCAGTGCCAGTGTGGTGTGATTGCAGGTTACTGagttaaggctggaaaaggcctgtGACTGGAGTGTATCCTTGACTTGTTCTTGGTCTTCAGCTGTGGCATTTTGGATTCTGGATTTGTTACTGGGCCTCCTTTAACAAAAAATGTGTCTTGCATCTCTGGGGTTTGCTTTGTTGCTCGCTCAGTGTGTTACCCTGAGAAGCAGCCCTGCCTCCCAGCAGTGTGAGAAACAAatgagctctggggctgctttcTGTTACTGACTTTTCAGTTAGTGTTAGTAGTTACTGCAAAGGGTTAAAGAGGCAGTTGATGTTCTCTACAGAATGATAGGTGTTCCAGTGCAGTGTACAGAAAGGCACCAGGAGCACCAACTCCATCTGCTGTGAGGTCAGCTGAGGGAATGACAGAgtgattctttcctttttacagTGATTAAGAGACAGTGCTGGTGGGGCTCCCAGTTTGACTTTGATCTGAGGACGTTTCTCTTTCCACTTGAGCAAGAAAGAGGTGAGGATTAATGGTAAGAcatgaagctttgagcagctAGGGTCCAGGTTGTGTGCTTTATGATGAGAGTTGGTGTAAAGGAAGATTTTAAAATTACCTGGATATCTATAATTTGATTTGTCATCTTTAAAGTTATTGATTTCAAGTTGACATCTGTGCTGTCAAGAGGAACTGAAAAGGAAAGTTAAATGGAATacatcacacacacaaactaGAATCACAAAACCAACTCAAAAAGACCCCACCTTGCCTTAAAAagccaaccaaaccaacatctcagcagctgtggtgcatGGGAAGGtcattttccttgctctctgtTGATATCCTGTTGATATCTGTGAACAGACGAGAGGGATAGCAGGCAGGGTATGGCTTGTTCCCTGCCTCACAGGTTGTCTCTCACATAGCATGGTAGTGATGTTGCCTTCAGAGAGGGCAGCATTCCTGCCATGCCCACCACATACACCTTCCCCCTGCCTGGGTCTGAGATCTGAGCGTTGAGTCTTGGCAGAATTTAGGCTGAGAAAAGGTTATCCTTAATGCTTGTCCTGTTGTGTTGTGGTGTTGAGatagggacctcagagatcatctactccaaccccttgctaaagcagtcACCCGtggcagcttgcccaggatcccaATCTCTGACGGGGAatgggttggaatctctccaggactccagcaccttcacaccaaggaagtttttctttgtgtttaagtgaaacctcctgagttccagttggtgcctgttgccccttgtcctatcactgggcaccactgaaaggactggctccatcctcttgcctttagctattgatcagatcccctctcgggctgctcttctgcaggctaagcagccccaggtatctcagcctctcttcatcagagagatgctccagtcctgacagcagctctgtggccctTGTGATCATGCTTAGACCAGCAAGCAGTGGGGTTGCAGCATCACTGTGGCAGTGGAAACTTCTTGATTGCTCCTCCACAGTggcacagccctgtggaaaCACCACCCCCCTGCAGCTTGCTTGGGTTTGTGTCTTCTGCAGGCAGAGTTTGCAGAGTGGTGAATTTACCGAGAGCGTTTTGGTGGGCAGGGTGCATTGACAAATATGCCTGCTGGTTAATACATCTCCTCCTGCTAGCCTCTGAGCAGGTCAATAAGAATGCTTGTGTtgatggcagcagtgcaggagatGTTACTTGGTATTGCAGCTAAAATCCATGTTAGCCCCTTCATCATCATTACATGAATATTGGCAGGCTGTTGACAATGCCCACATTACTATTGAGAGATTTCTGTCAATAAGCTGCTGCCAGATCAAACAGATTCATTCAGAGTGTTCAGGCTGCTCCATCTCAGAACCAGGAAAGagttcctcctgccctgctggggcacaCAGGTGTTGGTGCTGGAGCACACTGCGCTGTGCAGGTAGCACTTGCTCAATGCTTTAGTGCTCAGAAAAAACTAAGCTAGatgcttctcctttttttctgctgcatgcTTGGGTTTTCTGGGGGGCAATTcttttattgctttctacacAATATCCAACAGTGTAAAATCAAGGGAGAACAGAGGGGATTTAGTGCACCCTCAGTcagtttgcaaatgacaccaaactgggtggcaGAGTTGGTctgctggagaacaggaaggctctgcaaggggatctggccaggctggatcaatgagctgaggtttaacaaagccaggTGCTGGCTCCTGCAGTTGGTCATAACTCCATGAAGGCTACAGGCCTGGGGCACAGtagctggaaagttgcctggtggAAAgtgacctgggagtgctgattgacagccatctgaagatgagccagggtgtgcccaggtggccaagaaggccatcagcatcctgagctggatcagcaatggtgtggccgtCCCTATGTTTGCTGTCTCCAGGCATTCAGCAGTACCTGATCTCTTGTATCCCatttcatacaatcacagaatgggttgggttggaaaggaccttaaagatcatccagttccaaccccctgccatggccagggacaccttctactacaccaggttgctcaagacctcatctaACCTGACTCTGAACATGTCCAGGCTTGatgcctccacagcttctctgggtaacctgttctagcacctcaccactctcatggggaagaattttctcctaatgtctaatctcagtccagcttcttccactTTGAAGGCAtcactcctcatcctgtcagttCATGCCTCTGTAACAAGTCCCTCTTCAACTCTCCTGTACCCCCTTTCatgcactggaaggctgctttaaggtctccatggagccttttcttctccaggctagagaACCCCAAGTCTTCCAGCTTGTCTttagaggagaggtgctccagccctctgatcatctttgtgaccttccTTTGGGCCCgttccaacagctccatgtagTCCAATATATAGTCCAGTAGACTTCTGTAGAGGTGAAATTTTATGCTGTTAATGTAAAGCTTCCTGAGGTGCCTTGTGGCATTTTACCAGCCTGGTAGTGTGGTGTTCTGAAGAAGCTTTCCTGTTgtttcctgctcactgctggggatcacACCTTTGTATCTTTACCAAGGACAAATCCAGGAGGTGCTCCCTTACAGTAACATCTATTTCTGTTTATTCCTAGAAAGGGTTTGgctgaggaaatggcctccagcaCTGGAAATGAAAAGAGCGTGAACCCTGTGCTCAGAATAAGTCAACTGGATGCCCTTGAGCTgaacaaagccctggagcaaCTCGTGTGGACCCAGTTTAGCAGCTGCTTCAGTGGCTTTAAACCAGGAGTGCTGGCTCATCTGGAGCCAGAAATAAAAGCCTTTCTGTGGCTCATACTGTGGAGATTCACTGTGTATTCCAAGAATGCCACCGTGGGACAGGCTATCCTGAACATCCAGTACAAGAACAACTTCTCTCAGACAGAGAAGTACCAACCcctgagcaagcagcagaagctgtggtACCTCATTTTCACCGTCGGTGGCAGATGGCTGGAGGAAAGATGTTATGATTTATTCAGCAATCGCCAGCTGCAGTCTCTCTGCAGAATCAAGAGTGTGATTGGGTTTGGAACTGGACTGGTTAAGCTGTGTGGCCTGCTCAACTTTCTGGTCTTCCTCCAGCAGGGAAAGTTTGCCACGCTGACGGAGCGCGTCCTGGGCATCCGGGCGGTGTTTGGGCAGCCGCAGGGCATGCGCCAGGTGGGCTTTGATTACACGAACAGGGAGCTCCTGTGGCACGGCTTTGCTGAGTTCCTCATCTACCTGCTGCCCTTTATCAACCTACAGAAAATCAGACTCAGGGTTTCTTCGTGGTGTTCGCCTGTCACAGGGCTGCCCAGCAGCGAGCAGGCAGCGGCAGCTCAGTGCAGGGAGTGCTCGCTGTGCGGGGAGTGGCCTTCCCTGCCTCACACCATCGGCTGCTCCCATATCTTTTGTTACTACTGCATTAAAAGTAACTATTTGCATGATCTGGACTTCACATGCCCCAAATGTGGCTCGGAGgtgcacagcctgcagccactCAAGTATAAAATTGAAATGACAGAACTGCATGCCTGAGATGAGGGTGATGCGAAGTGTGTGGAAAAgattaatgtaaaaaaaaaaaatcaggagttACTGTAAACAGACAATTTAAAGGTGGTGTTGGAGACTCTGTGATTGGTGTAATGTTTGTCTTCACTGGGTTGAATTTTTCACTGACTGACAGTGCCAGCTTGCCTCtctgaagggaggaaaagacagGAGTTTACTGTTCTCTCAAGACTTCTTGTTCCCACTGAGGTGCCCTGCTGTAGCCAAGTAATTCTTCGTTAGAGTGCCAGCCTGCCCAGTCCTGCCTGCATGCTAAGTACTCCCTCAGAGATGGAGAAGTAGGAGGACAAGGGGtatgattgtccccctggactaaGCACTGCAGAGGCCACGCCTTGGAGTcttggggtcagttttgggtccctcactctaagaaggacattgaggggctggagcaggtccagagaagggcaaagctggttgaagggtctggagaacagggcaagggaggagcacctgagggaagTGGAggtgtttagcctagagaataggaggtggagaggagaccttctgcctctctacaactccctgaaaggtggttggtgccaggtgggggttggtctcttctccctaggaacaagtgacaggatgagaggacaTGGTCTTAAGTTCCACAAGGGGATGTTCAccttggatattagaagaaacctcttcaccAAAGTGTTGGTTAATGAACCTGCTTAGCAGGTAACCAGTAAAGGCCCTGCAGGCATCCATGTTCTGACCATCTGCAGGTGAAACTTTTATTCTGTTGAAAAGCATTTGAGAACTCAAAGTCTTCAAGGTAAAGCCAAGAAACACAAGCAGTTAAAGCTGAAGGACACACAGGTTTCATAAGTAGATTTCTacaatagtttgggttggaagggaccttgaagatcatccagttccaaacccctgccctgggcagggacaccttccactgacccaggttgctcaaggcctcatccaacctggccttgaacacctccagggaggggcatccacagcctccctgggtagcctgttccagtgtctcaccactctcactggaaaaaatttcttcctagtctccagtctaaatctttcctcttccagcttcaatccattgcccctcatcctatcactacaaggtGTTACAGAAAGTCTTTagccagctttcttataggccccttccaggtactggaaagctgctagaaggtctccctcTTGAGCTTCCTGTGTTCGAGTTtatgcccattaccccttgtcctgtcactggggaccactgagaagagtctggccccatcttcctgacactcaccccttTGGCTTTTTTAAGCACTGATAAGCTtgcaccctcagcctcctccaggctaaccagcctcAGTGCTCTGAGCCTCTCCTCACAtgagagctgttccagtgccctcagcatctttgtggccctgctctggactgtctccaggaGCTCTTTGATAGTACAAAAGTCTTACTTGAAGATACGACAGAAACAAGTTGGAGACTTTGTGACCTCATCAAGGGAAAACTCATTTTACAGACTAATTGCATTGATAATTTGGCTTCACAAGCATCACATTTTTGGGTTAAAACTCAGGTGTAACCAAGGCCCACGATGCATCTGCTgatgcttcctgcagcagagtTCACGTTTGGCTTGGCGTTTGAATCTCTCCAGTGGCTTTCTCAAAAGCAAAGGGGTTTAGTGTTCAGCTACCATGAAAACAGACTTCTGAGTagtcccagaatcacagcatggtgggggttggaagggacctctggagatcatgcagtccaaactccctgccacagcaggaccacccAGACACATCCaagtaggtttggaatctctccagagaaggagactccacagtgtctctgggcagcctgccccagggctccagcaccctcacagcaaaattTTCCCTTATATTCATggggaacctcctgagttccagtttgtggccactgccctttgtcctgtcactgggcccTACTGAGGTGAGCCTGGCCCTATCCTCATGACACTCACCCACTCACCCTTTGGTATTCAGGaaatcccctctggggctgtgcctctacaggctcaacaaccccagggctctcagcctgtgctcctcccagagctgctccagggcctCCCTGCATTTTTGTAGCCTttgctgaactctctccagtagttccctgtccctctggaactggggagcccagaactggacacaatcctccagcccttcaccagggcagaggggaaggagaacctcccttgatctgctggtcaCCCTCTTCCTAATGTACCCCAGAccaccattggccttcctgtCTGTGAGgcatcactgctggctcacggtgagcagcaggagctgctgtccaccaccactcccagatccttctccacagagctgctttccagcaggtcacctcctAACCTCCTACTGGTGCAATTTCCTTCTATGCTTTGTTTCAGTTCTACTTTTTGAAGCAGAAACTCTATTTGTTGCTAAAAGCCTTTGTTTTACTCTTAAGATACCTTACCAGAAGGTAAAAGTGTTAATATTGTCCCTGTTGATTTCTTCTCTTGCAAGGGATGGAAATTGGAATTCTCTCCTCAAAGTCAAAGCCCTTTTTTGGCAGTTTGTAAGCAGCTGGTGTTCTGCTGGTGACTGTCTCTCCAGTAATGCGTTGCCTTAAACCCTGAGCTCTGTTCTTTCACATCTACAGCAACTGaaagcacatttttttcatAAACAGCAAACTTCACCTCATCAAAATTCATTACATCAGGGCATAAAcaagtccttttcctcccaGTCACTGGCAGTAAGTGATTCATCAGTTTTCCACAGAAAACCAATTTTGGTGCAGATGTTCTGTAATTTCCAGACTCCCTGGATTGTAGAATCAGATCAGCCAATCCCAGGGCAAGGAATGCaggggttttaattttttttttaagagggaGGTGGGTGGGAGTAGAGGGGAAGGCTGTGCTTAGTCTTTTTAATAGGATTGGAAATCATCTGCTGGCTCATCACTTCTGTGGGGTAACCATAATCAGCCtaccctttcctttcctctacaGACCAGCAACTTACCCACAGTGCTGATTCCAGAGCAAGTGCAAAGTGGATAacctgcaggagagaaaaatctGCCTCTGAGGctgaacagaacagaactgatTTAGACCATTGtctcccttcccacctttctccatccctccctccctccctgctctgtctcttccttccctccctgcctcctccagctctttcatccttctctccttcccctagctcttccttccctccctccccctctccttcagttcttccttccctcccccagctccccttccttcccttccctcccttctccagctctcctttctctctctcctccatcTCTCCCTTCTCAGCACTTCCAAGTTCAGACATTTCCTGTCAATGTCTACCAGCCTTGCCTTTATATATTTTTGCCCTTTTGATTACTGAGGACCAGTAATGAATTTCATTCAGTTCAGGTTTATCCTAAAGACCAAAAATAAAGGGTGGGCC
This genomic window contains:
- the PEX2 gene encoding peroxisome biogenesis factor 2, yielding MASSTGNEKSVNPVLRISQLDALELNKALEQLVWTQFSSCFSGFKPGVLAHLEPEIKAFLWLILWRFTVYSKNATVGQAILNIQYKNNFSQTEKYQPLSKQQKLWYLIFTVGGRWLEERCYDLFSNRQLQSLCRIKSVIGFGTGLVKLCGLLNFLVFLQQGKFATLTERVLGIRAVFGQPQGMRQVGFDYTNRELLWHGFAEFLIYLLPFINLQKIRLRVSSWCSPVTGLPSSEQAAAAQCRECSLCGEWPSLPHTIGCSHIFCYYCIKSNYLHDLDFTCPKCGSEVHSLQPLKYKIEMTELHA